Within Leguminivora glycinivorella isolate SPB_JAAS2020 chromosome 26, LegGlyc_1.1, whole genome shotgun sequence, the genomic segment ttacgtgatattcaattgcaacaacacaaaaattatgaacaatcaagagcctgagacatatttaaaattacaggcaagaatcaacttcagtacaaaaattgacacgctcggcccctatacaaatatatgaatttgtttcttctagtgggcccatctctaatttatTCCCTACAtcgaatgtcctataatatttatttattttattttacaggtGCGTCAAGTACGCGGCATCCTTCGCGGTGAAATGTCATCGTACGACATTAGTCGTCACGTCACGGACCGATCCCAACTCAAATATAAAGACAAGTACTTACAAATCTTGGATCGGACGCTCGGAGACTCTCATAGAGAGCTGTATACCGTTGAAGAACAGGTAATATAAAACTTTTATATCTCTACAATCATACTAttataaaatgacatttattaaattaaattaatatctaTATTAATAACTTGACCAATTAATTAATGCAGCGATTTTGactttgatgatgatgacattgatATTGACTTATGTAATGTATAACCTAAATTAAGTTAAATAttgtgtgcccttacagggtgtcaTGAACTGGAATCAAATGTAAACTAACAccttattatatatttaaagtcacacacaggtcgaacgcgattaattaacattatttttaccttttttcccaacgttgctgggacgtcagtcttccgcgaccacggccagtgcaacctggccgaaacgttgggaaaaaaggtaaaaataatgttaattaatcgcgttcgacctgtgtgtgactttaaatatgtgtacaaagcgcgagaacttaaagtgttataacaccttattatgtacatgacaatgcaatattaaataaatgactaaatgactaaaaaacctaaccacaaaattgaaattttgaaaaaacccccgaccgcgacatagtagaccgattttcatgaaacatggttaagaacactcccgactaactcagctttcagacaaaaaaaactacatcgaaatcggttcatccgttcgggagctacgatgccacagacagacacacacacacacacacagacagacagacaaacagacagacagacacgtcaaacttataacaccccttcgtttttgcgtcgggggaagGTTAAGGTTaaggaaataaatattataggataatCTTacccaatccatactaatattataaatggaaaagtgtgtgtgtctgtttgtccgtccttcacggcaaagcgaagagacgaattgtcgtgattttttaagtggatatagttgaagggatggagagtgacataggctattttttgtctctttctaacgcgagcgaagcagcgggggcaaaagctagtacataatatACTAATACCAAAGACCATATAATACGGAACTGACAAAGCTtattaggcttaaaactagatggcgctgtttcgcagcctggaagtggccaaaatcatattttccccgaatatttttgccttttttagggttccgtagtcaactaggaacccttatagtttcgccatgtctgtctgtccgtccgtccgtccgtccgtccgtccgtccgtccgtccgcggataatcacagcaaccgttagcactagaaagctgaaatttggtaccaatatgtatatcaattacgccgacaaagtgcaaaaataaaaaaaggaaaaaaatgttttattagggtaccccccctacatgtaaagtgggggctgatattttttttcattccaaccccaacgtgtgatatattgttggataggtatttaaaaatgaataagggtttactaagatcgttttttgataatattaatattttcggaaataatcgctcctaaaggaaaaaaaagtgcgcccccccctctaacttttgaaccatatgtttaaaaaatatgaaaaaaatcacaaaagtagaactttataaagactttttaggaaaattgttttgaacttgataggttcagtagtttttgagaaaaatacggaaaactacggaaccctacactgagcgtggcccgacacgctcttggccggttttttatttttaataagaacaaatgacgcttcttaatttaatattatgatatcacgtcagtagacattttaaaaataaatacatttgtagcaaagaggatcgagtattatagagagttactgtcgaagtaaaatgtgtaatcacagtgcatagactgccatctctcgacactggCTTAAAACttatgaacctcagttttgacaatttgacccatattcttagcttgatatgtgctaaaatgtcaaacattagtattagcgccatctagctgaacgtaccccaaaggtgtaatgccatctagcccaccgtagctttttctgtatggtattgaggtacgtttttttcttagactttatctgtctatacggagttttaTATGTCTGGTTTAtggtatacaccctgtttttattgaattccgttaactttaagggaaggttctttagttcaaatacaattcatttctctaagaaacttacgtcttaactcttacggtaaTCGAGTTAttaacctttaccaattcctaatgttatttgttttgacatgtgccgtcaatcacttgacactaacttgaatgttcctaagggtctctcacactaataaattcatttattatgtactagcttttgcccgcggcttcgctcgcgttagaaagagacaaaaagtagcctatgtcactctctatcccttcaactatctccacctaaaaaatcacgtcaattcgttgctccgttttgccgtgaaagacggacaaacaaacagacacacacactttcccattcccatttataatattagtatggataaaaattataatacaatttttttgcgaatttaactaaaacttatatacaggatggttcctgataatgaacctagctacgtgtcgaatttaacggaaaacaaaaacaacacggtgtatattaacGTGAGTAGATCCGTACATTAAAATACGTTTTATTACTTTTCAGATCTCCTGTTTGCTGCGGCACTGCACTTCTCCGGAATTACTAAGCGTGGTCCGTGCCGGCTGGGAGCCATGggtctaatttaaaattaaaattatggaaaaaaCCCGGAAAtaatgaaccgattttcatgaaacatggctaagaacactcccgacctgtgctcccgactaattcagctttcaaacaaaaaaaaactaactaataCTAActcgcttcacggttagtattccaaaaatacgcactaagcgtttcgcttcaacatttattttgctaaccgccaaggagtggaatgtcctgcctgagtctgtgttcccacatgagtacaatccaggtctctttaaagcaagagtaaataggtatctcataggtaagcgtgctccaccgcagaccgcatcatcacttaccatcaggtgtgatcgtggtcaaacgtctacctattcataataaaaaaaaaaaaaactaaatcggttcatacgttcggaagctacgatgtcTTTACCTTACTTAAAGGTGTCAATTATTGACTACATTATACACACAATTATTTCATCAAGAATATCAGTAAAGGATTCGTCCAAAGAATAATAGCATTTTTGTTGTAAAAGTGACTtgatgtttttatattataattgaGATATTTCCTGTGaatttaaaatatgaaataaacatGAAACAGCTGttgaaatatgaaataaaaagcatgtattaataaaaaaaatgtattttatttacaaagaTTAGATCAAGaaaaacgtatctacttagcgtgtcaaatgaactcagtgaaatccactgagttgtccgtctttactcgcagcttgcagctttcgggcgtcaatttttgtaagttgaagtcaacaaaaacattaaaaatgcttcgtcacgtgatatttaattgcaacaacacaaaaattatgaacactcaagggcctgagacatatttaaaattacaggcaagaatcaactccagtacaaaatttgacacgctcggcccctatacaaatataatatttgtttcttctatctaaattaagttctgtggagcCACCCCTACTTATATCATCTACAGTTTAGACTTCTCAAAATTCTTATCCAAAAACTGACAAAAATCTTTAACAAATCTCTCAGGATTAGTAAAATGAACATCATGCCCGCCCTCTACCGTCAAAACAGTAAAATTCTCCAAACTCTTCTCTAAATCACTGATCAACTTTAATGTCTCTTCTTTCCCATTGGCGTAGCCACCCTGCCATTGTTGCGCGGCGATTAATAAGGTGGGGGTGGGGGAGTAGAATAGCTGGTAGTAGTAGGAGGGGGGGTAATTAGGGGGTGGGAGGCAGAGGAGACGGCGGTCCCAGGTTAACCTGAAAAAAGGAGCTtatacaatcatacatacatacaatcacgcctgtatcccataaaggggtaggcagagcacatgaaactactaaagcttcagtgccactcttggcaaataaggggttgaaagaaaacgaaactgtgacattgcagtgacaggttgccagcctctcgcctacgccacgatttaacccatatcccacagtcgccttctacgacacccacgggaagaaagggggtgttAATATGCAACCTTTCCAGAACTAAATACCTaaggaaattttaaataatacagattaaaaaatacttttaaattaaacGAATAAttctaagtattatttatataaataacaaacacacttttataattttagtgtaTAAAACAATAGAGTATTTTACTAAAATATCTGTTTATGATACTGACAGTTGATGAATGACAGTTGTGGCAAAAATGTCTCATATAAAAGACCTCGTGCTTCGTGCTTTTACGTTCTCTCTAATGCTAAAAAGTCTGAGCGACAGGACAACTCATCTCTTGTAGGTTGGTAGCTCAAATTGTATCCATTAAAACTAATACGataatttcaatatttaaattttcaataTTTGTAGTACCACTAAGTAAGGCAATGATAAGGGTGTTAGCCGCGTAAGTTAAGAAGAGAAGAGATAGAGACGAAGAGACAATCACGCTTACTCATAGAGGTCCTCTCCCACTTTAACCATATTCCTAGAGAGCGCGAGCTCCGCTTGAGACTCGGTGAAGCCACGCGCTTTCATCACTGCGtccagagagagagagaaagagagagagagagagagagagagagagcacTTACTCATAAAGGTCCTCTCCCACTTTAACCATATTCCTAGAGAGCGCGAGCTCCGCTTGAGACTCGGTGAAGCCACGCGCTTTCATCACTGCGTCCAGAGCGagcgagagagagagagagagagagagagagagagagagagagagagccaGAGAGAGGACTTACTCATAGAGGTCCTCTCCCACTTTAACCATATTTCGAGACAGGGCGAGTTCCGCTTGAGACTCGGTGAAGCCACGCGCTTTCATCACTGCGTCCAGAGCGCGCTGCTTACTGCaagaaaatatatacataaactcacgcctgcaTTCCCAAaaagggtagacagagcacatgaaactgctcagtGCCACttaaaaggggttgaaagaaaacaaaattgtgatctcaggccggcaacagacagtcctACAATggataatctgaaaaaatcataatcttacaaaaatcagatcgagtgcacggagttccttacaatttcgcgactgtctacacacactcttgtttttttaagattatgaattttcagattgatctgacagattgcatacaagtcttttttttttaaaactgtgTGTGGCGTGCCTTACAGTGACTGGTTGCTAGCCTATCGCCAACGACTTATTTGAACTCATATCGCATAGTCGacatctacgacacccatgggagAAAAGGGTGGtgatttcctttgactgaaaacaccgtgccCGAGACATCTAGAATATCTAGATACGGTAAATCTTACCATTATGCAAGCTATAtgcattttacatacatacatacaatcacgcctgtatcccataaaggggtaggcagagcacatgaaactactaaagcttcagggccactcttggcaaataaggggttaaaagaaaacgaaactgtggcattgcagtgacaggttgccagcctctcgcctacgccacaatttaactcatatcccatagtcgccttctacgacacccacgggaagaaagggggtggtgaaattcttaacccgtcaccacacaggcttcaTATGCTTTTTAACCACCAATATATAAGTACTATAAAGAATTACCTGTAAACTCTCTTCTGAGCGAACGTGTGGTAGTTGTCATAGTACTTCTGGTGGAAGGCAGCGAAGTACTCCTGAGGGTCTTGTACTTGTAGACGGGTTATGGCTGGCCCCGGGTCTAGGAGAATCAGCTTCGTTATCCGGTGAGGGTACACCGCGTTGAAGAATAAACCTCGAACATATCAAATAAAtgtgttatttttaacccccgacgcaaaaacgacatcCCGGGGAGCGGAGGGACATCCCGGGGAGCGGAGGGACATCCCGGGGAGGGGAGGGACATCCCGGGGAGCGGAGGGACATCCCGGGGAGGGGAGGGACATCCCGGGGAGCGGAGGGACATCCCGGGGAGGGGAGGGACATCCCGGGGAGCGGAGGGACATCCCGGGgagagtttgacgtgtctgcctgccTGCGTGCTTCAATCCTCACGCACacacgtgagtcacgacttcatttagtgtttatttgaactacagctgcatattagaggatctatgcatatatcggagAAGTAACAGTTATTTAGAGATAAAATATCACAttcatcgtgaataaatggaacgcCATAAAATTGTGACTCATGTTATTGCGTATTGACCCTCCGAGTGACACACAGCATTTTTCACTTCACCAACGTATAAATTCCTATTttgaattagccggaattaCTGTAAACAAAGGTGTGGCCGGTGCTACAGAAAATTTGCATCTttcgaggtattaaaattgccgatattttacaaGTTTATTAATAATCTTTACTTattccattacacaaataatgactctgtTCGAtggaaaataaatttcaacacaaaacgtttggtatatttattgaaattaaaaagccgttTGTGTCGGATAGTTTGTTTATTGCACTGGCATCACtgtggaaatgtacctgggcgaccaagtagcgggccgctaaacattatttttcagcaaCTTTCGAGACTATGTGGTAGTGAATTTTAATGGCTAATTAAAACCGTCTTTAAATACAGtcggttcatctttacttgccctatcatgtaaacaaacgaaacgtcaaatatgatcaaagacaattactagtaattagaaatgtcgataaaatgatgtattacCGATAATTTGTAAATTAACGCTGCTAACgtcatcaggccccgtagccgaatggcatttcaccgacgccaaacgaaagcgatacgccgctggctctgtcgcgccaatacgcaagcgcgatagagatagatatctactagcgctccgtttcgtgagcgtttcgtgagcgattgtgccattcggctagccaccctgaggattttcaattttacgtcacacaatatccatgtaaaaaccaaaatttaactaggtttcgtcacatttgcaacaatcctatggaaaaggctagtacagtattcattttatagtacctaacattaacattaatacaacaaaaaatatactgatagtaaaatatttattgtaaagaggtaggaaataaaacgtaaagaagtcggttaataaatctgataaattattgtaattaatatcaACGCACTTTTCCCAAGCTATACAAACATCGTCATCAAACGCTAATATCGATAgttcataacgataagttgtcatcccaacattacgactcatagacaattagacttcgtaatgtcaggagtttttgatgtcatccgttcgtaattacaattattgatgaaaatcgttttagaaatgatatttttcagtggttttttgattgattacactactttgtgagtttatttaagtgtataatacatttttagtgatggttaatgtgcaattccagagaaaagtgagataatgttttccagcagtgtttgtgtacatgattggacaagtataGTTGAACTGAGTGTACGATGGTGCATAATAAGGcggttataaatttaattattggttttgtaagtatctgatatgacagAACTTCGTAaattttggaccgatttttattttgacttgcatgtcatgggatcataacataatataacagtcatGGTGTTCGATCTATTCACGATTTTAAGTGTGTTGAGTGATCGTTAATAACTGGTTAAAAGTTATTTGTTCTTCTGTCGGCCCTTACTTTAagaacccctgacttgagctgcacgtgttactttgacagtgacagcagtttgtttacgtttgttccgttcaattcgtaatgggaATATAGGCTATAGGCTATTAAAATAttcagggttcgaggatatatatgaatggatatatatcaagatatatccgatatatatcggatatatatcaagatatatccgatatatatcggatatatatccagcggggttcgacgatatatatcaatggatataaatatccgatatttatcatttgtttataaatattgcaatacaaaaatggttttaaaaaatgtaacattgttaaaaatatagtttttttatgtttgttactgttaaatgttatgttttttagtagaattttccttatctaaagttgtattcataaatagtgcaacaaaataataatatgccttccatacaaacTGGATATTATATCAAAGTTGAtcgatatatatcataaataccTATCcgatattttgttattataaatatcggatattttcgaaccctgaaAATATTGGGATCTTTCACTTGCATGGGTCTCAAAATTACAACGAGCGTTTtaatacttttttctactcccgtgtcgttattcgtcatttaccgtgtcgtgcatagatcgttaaaaccctacacggcagatgcccgcccccggccggcgccccgcgcacccacacatacgatatagctcttaaagcattgttaggtagccgttaagggatatagcgggccgcggggcgccggcgggggcgggcggcggcgcgggggagtgcgagcgacagggtgagtgcagaaacattgcagaggaccagtcaaaatacttataggaaacagtgctTGTGCgaaaaactattcaaaagtaagtgcatggtcgtagaaaaagtattgtatgcaacagtgtttaactgagtcaaaaaatactcgtggcgtcttaataacaattttcggcttcgcctcaaattgttacccacgccactcgtcttttttgacctcctttaaacgcctgttgcataaaatactattaataacaACTTTGCCTTCTTGTGAAACAAAGTTATAATTTCTTTTTTACCTCCCTCACACCCCATGGAGTGTCCCACAAAGATGAACTCCTTCCAGCGTAGATGCCACACTGCTACTTGTAAAGCGCCCACATAGTTCAGTCTCGTCGGTACTAATCCTATAGAAATAACAAATAACTTGGATTACATAAacacaaaatacacatattttTTGAGGAATACTctcctcaaagggataagttcgcctttgtgctgtattcttttcttgtacaataaactgtttgtttttaaccgacttcaaaaaaggaggaggttctcaattagactgaatgtttttattttttatttatttttttatttttttttgtatctccgagaatcgtggaccgattttcaaaattttttttttgatcgaacgggtcgcgatggtcccattggcaccaagtcagggtctgatgatgggatcttggagaaatcgagggaactcttcaaatgttataggcacatgtaatgtttttagtgtatttttcaaaggtacaccagtatttacgcctgacggtagtaattttatgtggctgagctgatgatggaaggtcaactcctcaatggttaggagttaaaggataattctttcactactgtacatatattcggactgatacatataatatcactaggaaccactaaaaatcaacaaataaattaactttttaacaaaaaataaaaccgccttcaaaaataagcgcgttacaaaacacggagaaactaaaaagcaaaaaataataaacctttgaattcagatttcttatcgtattgc encodes:
- the LOC125239919 gene encoding serine hydrolase-like protein 2; the protein is MTFKLYFDFITPFNQDNKHIHDKTKQNSTRILICLKGKAMKVLKEWTIEAPWGKMAMISWGNETGPPVLLVHGRQDSAATFEPLLQLLPDTYHYVAFDLPGHGRSDPFPPGLVPTRLNYVGALQVAVWHLRWKEFIFVGHSMGCEGGLFFNAVYPHRITKLILLDPGPAITRLQVQDPQEYFAAFHQKYYDNYHTFAQKRVYSKQRALDAVMKARGFTESQAELALSRNMVKVGEDLYELTWDRRLLCLPPPNYPPSYYYQLFYSPTPTLLIAAQQWQGGYANGKEETLKLISDLEKSLENFTVLTVEGGHDVHFTNPERFVKDFCQFLDKNFEKSKL